AAGTACACCTGATTTCCTTTTCGCGTTAACGCATAATCATCCGTAGGTGCTATTCCCCCAGCTTCAGTTCCATAGATAGTCTCGCCATAAACAGCTAGCCACTTACCAAGATCTTTTAAGCGATCTTGTTGATAGTCCTGAATCTCGCCATTCGGCATCGGTCCTACATTGAGTAACAAGTTTGAACCATGTCCCGCAGCTTTAACCAAGTAAGTCAATACCTCTCTAAACGATTTACGTGTTCTATCTTTTAATTCAAAGCCCCAAGATCCAGCGATGGTACCACAAACCTCTTTAGGCAATTTGCCTACATCATGTGCACTTGTTCCAAATCCTGTCGTGTTTTCCCCTGGCAGATCACGTTCAAACATCTGAAAATCTTCTCCTTCAAAAGGCGCTAAATGATGATTATTACCCACCAAACATTGTGGCTGCAACTTATGTATCAACTCATAGATTTCTTTAAAATGCCAATCTTCTTTAGGTTTGTCCCAATGACCATCAAACCAAATCCCATCAACTTGACCATAACTTGTAAGAAGCTCAGTCAACTGACTTTTCATAAATTGGACATAACGATTCCAATCACCTTTTGTAGAATCACGCCCAGCGATGCCACCTCCTGTTTTACCAGCAGGTAGATAATCGTTACGGTTCCAATCCAAAAGCGAGTAATAAAACATGACTTTTATTCCTTCTGCATGACATGCTGCTACCAACTCTTTTACGATATCACGCTTGAATGGTGATTTTTTCACGATGTTATAATCCGAAGTTTGGCTATTCCACATGGCGAAACCATCGTGGTGCCTTGTCGTGAATGTAATATATTTTGCACCGGCCTGTTTAAATAATTTAGCCCACTCTTTTGCATCAAAAGAAATGGGATTAAAAAATTTAGGCAACAGTGCATACTCATCCAAGCTGATGTTCTGATTATTCATGGCCCACTCACCATCGCCCAACACACTATAGACACCCCAATGGATAAAGACCCCGAATCGAGATTGTTCGAACCATTCCCTATTTTTTAAATTTTCAGGACTTGGCTGGTACTGTTGTTGGCTATAACTATAGGATAGTGATCCTATGAGCAAGGCCAAACTGCAGATGACATGTTTTAATTTCATTATGTTTGATTTTTGGTTATTTACAAAGAAACGCCCCTTCGCCAAGGAATAAAATCATCCTGTCCCAACAAGACTGCTTTAGGCTTGACCTCACCTGAAGCAACTTCAATTACATAATCAAGTATACGATGTGCTGCCTTTTCAATAGTCTCTGTACCTTCGATAATGGTACCACAGTTAAGATCTATGATATCAGGCATTTTTTCAAAAGTCTTTGTATTTGTCGATAGCTTTACAACTGGCGTAATCGGATTTCCCGTAGGCGTACCCAATCCTGTCGTAAATAAGACAATATTAGCACCCGCAGCAACCTCTGCGGTGGTACTCTCCACGTCATTACCAGGTGTACATAGTAAGTTGAGTCCTGCCCCGTTAGCCAATTCTGGATAATCAATCACAGCTGCGACTGGCGAGGTACCTCCTTTTTTAGCTGCTCCTGCTGATTTGATCGCATCTGTGATTAGACCATCACGGATATTGCCCGGAGATGGGTTCATATAGAAACCCGAACCATCCGCTTCTGCTTTAGCATTGTAGGTCCGCATTAAATTCATAAATTTCTCGGCAGTAGGTTCATCGACACAGCGGTCACTAAGCTCCTGCTCCACACCACACAATTCCGGAAATTCAGCTAAAATAACAGAACCGCCCAAAGTCACCAGAATATCCGAAACAAAACCAAGTGCCGGATTGGCCGAAATACCTGAGAAGCCATCTGAACCACCGCACTCCAAACCGATACATAGTTTATCTAAAGTAGCTGGCTTGCGCTCATTTTTATCCGCTTGCATCATTCCAGCGAAGGTTGCTTTGATTGCCTTTTGCATCAATTCTTTTTCAGTTCCTTCTTTTTGTTGCTCAAAGATGTATAAAGGACGGTCAAAGCCAGGATTCCTTTTCTCTATTTCAGCCTTCAAAATGGACGCCTGTGCATGTTGGCAGCCTAAACTCAATACAGTCGCACCTGCCACGTTTGGATGTGTAATATATCCCGCCAACAAACCGCATAGGGCATCAGAGTCCATACGGGTACCACCGCACCCCATTTCGTGGTTCAAAAACTTAATGCCGTCCACATTTTTAAACAAACGTTCTTGTTCATTTGATGTCGAATTAGCCAATAAATCTTGTCCCAGAATTTGGTTTACATCCGCACCGGATTTATACAAGCCGATCAAGTCTTCCACTTCGGAGTTGTAATTGTTAGCTTTGACCTTATAACCCAATTTCTCTTCGAAAGCAGCTTTTAGCGTCAATACATTTCTGTTTTCACAAAATACTAATGGAATGACCAACCAATAATTGGCAGTTCCTACCGTACCGTTCGAGCGGTGAAATCCATTGAACGTTTTCTCTTTGAAAGCAGCGATATCTGGTTTTGTCCAAGTGGTCTTGCGATCACCCATTCTAAAATCTTCGGATGCATGACGTAGATTTTCTGTTGTGATCAACTCACCTGCTTCTAAATCACCATTCAACTTCCCAACCAAAACACCATACATCAATATTTCGGCATCTTGCTCCATCGGCTGAATCGTAAACTTATGCTTGGCCGCAACGGCTTGCTTCAATGTAAACTCTTTACCTTCGAAAACAATTGCTGTTCCTTCAGCCAGGTCCTGCAATGCAACCAGGACATTATCCATTGGATGGATTTGTAAATAACGTTGTATGGCCATAACTTATACTAATTCAAATATTTTATTCATCATTACCCACTTTTCACCTGGCTTGGATCCCGGGATAGCGGCCTGATATTTCCACATCAACTGCTCCCATTCCTGAACTTTTTCATTGGCAGCATCCATAGCAGATTTCCGCTCAAATGAAAAATCCTCACCAACTTCCATATTCATAAACAATCTATTCTCAAAACGATAGATCTCCATTTGCGTTACCCCGGCATCCAAAATCGATCGCTTGATCTCTGGCCACACTGCACGGTGATAATCCTCATATTCTTTGATCAATTGTGGATCATTGACAAGATCCAATGCCATGACATACTTTTTCATTACTATCTATTAATGTGATTTAAGATTTTCTGTTTCGGCGATGCTCACGTTCCTATTCTGAAAGGCAAAAGCCAATACCACGACAAAACATACTAAAGGCACAAAATAACCATATTGAAAATGGCCTGTTGTATCCGATATTAAGCCCAAAAGTGGTGGCAATAACGCTCCGCCAACAATAGACATGACAATCAGACTCGAAGCTGATTTAGTATCTGCACCAATCCCTTGTACTCCAAAAGCAAAGATGGTCGGAAACATAATGGACATAAAAAATGCAATTCCAATCAAGGCATATAATGTTTGTACCCCTGTTCCAAAAATAACGAACAGTGATAATGCAATCGTAACAAATGAATATATGATCAACAGTTTGGATGCTGAAACAAAACGCATAAAGAAGGTTCCAATAAATCGACCTAACATAAATGCTAATCCTGCAAAACCTGCATAGTCCGCACCATCTTTCCCTGATATCCCCGCTACTTCTGTCGCGTATAGAACCAAAAAGCTTAAGATACAGACCTGAGCACCAACATAAAAAAACTGAGCAATAACCGCCCATCTTACATTTTTATGTCTCAAGGCATGAAAGAAGCCTGCTTTACCTTCTTCCTCATCATCCTTGATATCAGGCAATTTGGTAAAGAAGAACAAAGCTGCAATCAACAGGATCAATACGCCCAAAACAAGGTAAGGCATCTTTACTGAAGCTGTTTCCGACTGGATGTAAGCCAGTTTTGCCTGTTCAGCCATCTGCGCAAGTTCTTCTTGCGATTTCGGTTCATGCGACAAGATAAATTTCCCACCGAATATCGGTGCCAAGAATGCTGCAAGACCATTGAATGACTGCGCAAAATTCAGCCGTTGAGCAGATGTTGCAGGATCACCTAAAATAGCGACATACGGGTTAGCCGCTGTTTCCAAGATAGTCAAACCACATGCGACCACAAACAAGGCCCCCAAAAAGAAAGCATAACTTATGGTATTTGCTGCAGGAACAAACAAAAAGCAGCCCAGCGCAAAAAATAACAATCCGATCAGAATACCGGCCTTGTAGCCATAACGTTTCATAATAATTCCCGCAGGGATTGCCATCACAAAATAGGCAATAAATACCGCTGAATCGACCAAAGAAGCCTGGAAATGCGATAAACTAAAGGCATTCCTCAAGTGTGGAATCAAGATCGGATCAAGGTTATGGATAAATCCCCAAAAGAAGAACAAGGAGGTCACCAAAATCAAGGCAAATGTGTAACTCTTTTTGTTAGTCATATATTCAAATGGTTATAAGTAGTTATTTATGTAAAATAAGCCTAAAAAACCTAGACAATATTCAAGTATATTATCAATTCATTAAGCTATATTACCATATCTAAACAGAAATATGTAACTTTAATGCATATATTTCATAGTTATGAAAGCACAATTACTCCATTTAAACAACAATCTCACCCATTCATTCAACGCAAGAAGAGATAATACACCACAATACCACAACATTTGGCATTATCACGAAGAACTTGAATTAATCTATTTTGCAGAGGGCTCTGGTACACAGTTTATTGGAGACAGCGTTCGCCGTTTTGAATCCGGAGATATTACACTAGTAGGCTCCAATCTCCCTCATTATTGGCTGTTTGATGAAATCTACCTAAGGGAAGATAATCCACAAGCAGCAGATATACGTGTACTGCATTTTAAAGAAAATTTCTGGGGGAATGAATTCACGAACCTGCCTGAAAACAAAAACATCAAAGAGTTGATACGGATTTCGAAACGAGGAATAGCACTTTCTAAATCAAATAAGGCTGAGACAATAGCACATATTGATGCAATACTAGACAACGCTGACACAACAAGAATCATCCACCTATTGCAGATCCTCACATCCATCGCAACAGAAGAGCAGCATGACCTATTAACCAGCACTGGCTTTACGATTCAATCTCAGGATCAGGATGCTGACCGCATGCGGATAGCCATGCACTACATTGGCGAAAATTATCGCGATCAGATCCGTCTACATGAGCTTGCCTCCTTGACAGGAATGACGCCCAATTCATTTTGTCGTTATTTTAAATCGCAGATAGGTAAGACACTTTTTCAGTTTCTAATTGAAATGCGTGTAAAGACGGCTTGTAATTTATTACTTGAAAATAAGCAAACGATTAAGCAAATCTGCTTCGAATCTGGATTTCAAAACTTCTCAAGCTTTCATAAATATTTCAAGAATATCACGGGTACGACCCCGCTTAACTATCAGAAATCAAAAACTTAATACGATTTTTCCCAACAAATTCGAATCCTCCATGAATTGATGTGCCTTTGCAGCTTCATGATAAGGCAAAACACGAAACAGTCTGGGTTTAAAATCACCAGAAATAATCTTAGGCCATACCTCAGCCCAGATCTCATTACGTAATGTTTCTTTAAATTGATGATCTCTTGCTCGTAAGGTACTTCCGGTAAGTAGAATTCTTTTTTGCATCAATTTGAGCAAGTTGATTTCCGCTTTAGCCCCTTGCATTGCATTGATATAGACTAGACGGCCATCGGGGTTCAAGAGATTGATGTTTTTTTCGAAATAGGCACCACCTATACTGTCTAAAATTACATCAACTCCCAAGTCGGCTAGCACTTCTTGGAAGTCTTGGGTCCTATAGTTTATTACTTTTGATGCACCTAGAGATTGGCAAAAAAGACCTTTCTCCTCCGAACTAACAGTTGTATAAACTTCCGCACCAAATAGGGTCCCTAATTGAATAGCTGTACTACCGATTCCGCCTGCTCCACCATGCACCAGGAAGTGTTCCCCAGATTGTAGTTTTCCCCTGCGAAAGACATTGTCCCACACGGTGAATACTGTCTCAGGGAGTGCTGCCGCTTCCTCAAAACTTAGATTGGCTGGAATAGGTAGGCAATGCCCCTGGTAAACAGAAACGTAACTAGCATACCCCCCTCCTGCAACCAGCGCACACACCGAGTCACCAATATTCCAGCTATCGACCAAAGAGCCTTTCTCCACAATAACACCTGACACTTCGAGCCCCGGGATACGTGGATCAACACCTGGAGGGGCTGGATAATTTCCCTTTCGCTGGAAAACATCTGGCCTATTCACACCAGCGGCCCTGACTGCGATCAATACATCCATATCTCCGATCTGTGGTCGCTCCAGCTCCTCAACCGTTAATACCTCAGGATCACCTGGCCTGCTTATCACAACTGCTTTCATCTGTAAATAACTATTTATTATGTTTTTAATATCTCACATCCAGTCAGGATAACAATGTCATCTTACGCCTGGATGCATATCAGGACTTCTTGGGGTATTTTTGTAAACGAATATTCAGTGAGAGCATAAAATAACGGGCCAAACGATTATTTTGAACATCCAAGATATCATTTCCAACAACAGCACGGGATATTCCAGTATTCTGATTCATTAAATCGAAGCCCTGAAACCGCAACATACCCAGATTATTTCGTCCAAAAGTATATTCCATATATGCATTGATGATCGTTGGACTAATATTACTCCAGGAACTTGAATATCCTGCATTAAACTTTTGGGATAGCTCCAGCCCCATCGTGAAATGCTTCCCCAAATAAGCCTTGGAACCAAGCCCAACAATTCCAGAATGTGCAGTAATATTGTCCCTAACCGGCCAATCAAAAGTCGCCCGATTCAACGAATAATTACCATTTAATTCGGCCTCAAAAATATCATTCCAAGCATAACGAAATTGAATGGCCTGAGTAATTAAAATATGCCCACCAAAACTCTTCTTATCATTAATGAAAGAGATATTGTTATAGTAATCCCCATTTCCATTAAGACTCATCTGCAAATTATCCGAGAATAAAGAAGCTGTAAAAAGGTAATAGCTTTTAATATCAAAATACCCATCCGTATTCCGGTAGGTTGTTTTTTGTATTGTAGAGTTAGGCTCAATGGTACGATCTGCAACAATTTTATCATTTACCAGGTTATAAGCAAAACTTGCCTCAAAATACTGTCCTTTTCCCGTCATTGATTTACGGTACTTTGAAACAATTGTATTTGCAAATTCTGATTTTAATTCCCCGTTTCCAACAACAATATTTTGTGTATTTGTATTATCCACCACGGGTTGTATCTGATAGAAGTTAGGTTGATTATTACGTCCATAGTAATCTATGGATAAATCTTCCTCTTTGGTAAACTTCCACTTTAATCCGGCTGAGGGTACAAAATTTACATTTGGATAGGAGGCTGGATTATTTTGACCTGTTAGGGCTCCTTTCAATTCTGAAGCCTGAACAGCAAAGCCAAAATTTAATTTGACGTTTTTCCCCACATCCTGCCGATAAATCATTCCGACCTTATTACTCGCAAAAGAATAGTTATATTTTAAACTGAGGGAATCGATCATTATAGGCTCCTTCTCAGAATTCGTATGATCGAAAGTTGAGCGGCTGGCATCTATTTTTGTGTAATCGAGGTCATAGTTGATCTCTAACACACCTCCCAGATCTACTGGTTCGACAAGAGACAAGCGGCTCTGAATATTTTTGCTCTCGTTATCCGTTCGGATCATTTGATTCAGAAAGGTTTTCGTTATTTTAGGTGGAGTCACAGTACTGTCTATCCCTTCGTTCTGATCTTGCAGTACTTCGTCCTTATCCAACGCATTGAAATCTGTATGAAAAGTATATAATATTTTCCGGCCTGGCTTGTCAAAACTCCTCGTGTAAAAAAGGTCGAGTGCTGCTGCTGGGCTTTCCGTACTATTAGCAGCTTCATAATTACCTGTACTGCTCAACCTGTTGTTCTTGATCCGTCGATCCTTTAATGTTCGACTTGTCGAATTCGTCCAAGAGAGCTTTGGGGAAATCTTCAATTGGTCTCTTGGTGAAAGCTTCATATCGAAATCCCAATCCATTTTATGTGTCCGATCAACAGACTTTATCCGATAGTCCTCATAATTACTGATCGAGGTATTCACTCCTTTTCCAGACCCATAAATGGACTGCAAAAAAGAATTTCCTACGGTAGAATTGTTACGCTGAGTAAAAGAATATTTTCCACTGGCATTGACAGCCTTTGAAAGTGGGCTGGAAAAACTAGCCCCGACTGAACTTATTTTGTTGACACCATCTGTAGGATCAGCGAAATCTGCCAACTCCCCCATTTCACGTTCCCGCTCACCTCCATTTGGAGACCCAAAAGAAAAGAGATTGGTATTGGTATTATTGACAGAGGATACAATAGAATATTCTTTTCCATTATCAAATCTATTTACACCAATACTTCCAAGATAGCGGTCGGCGGTACCTCCGCCCAATGTTGCCTGTCCAAAAGTGATTTTTTTCTTATCCTCTCGAAGTACAATATTCAATATCTTTTCAGATTCGGTGCTTTTGATCCCTTTGGCCGTCGCTTCATCTCCATAAAAATCAATAACCTGTACACTTTTCACAAAATCCGCGGGGAGATTTCGTGTAGCAGTCAGGACATCCCCGCCAAAAAATCGCTTACCATCAACTTTTACAGAAGAGATGGGTTTTCCGAAGGCGTAGACAGATCCATCTCTAGATACTTGCACATTTGGTAAGGCTTTAAGCGCCTCCTCCAAAAGTGCACGTCTGTCGAATTGAAAAGCGTCTAAATTAAATTGTACAGTATCTTGTTTATAGACAATAGGCTTATATTTGAGAATAACAATCTCCTTTAATAAGGAAACATGCGGAAACATTGTCAATTTCCCTACATCCAGTTTGGCCGTACTACTATTGTAAAGCGGATAACTACGTTCGAGAATGCTCAAACCTATTTGTGTACAGCTTATCCGAATATCGTTTCCTAAAACACGTCCGAAGTGAAAATATCCCGTCGCTGATGTTGACGAAAACAGTGTATCTCGAGAACTCGTCAAATGCACACTAACACCTTTGAGAGGATTGCCCGCAGTATCTATAACAATTCCATAAACCTCTTTTTTTGTCGCCTGACCAAACGTATTCGTTGGCAGAAAAAACAAGCTTATAATAGTTAACAAAAGTATAAACCGGATGATATTCCCGCCCCTTAGTTTCATCAAACAGACTTTGCAATAATACAATTCAATATAAGAAATTCTTAAGCTATTAACGTAAAAAGTTGTGATTTTGTATAAAAAAAAACGAGTTGTCAGGAAAACAACTCGTTATTACTACTAAAATTCTTATAATTTGTTACTCACCAGCAAAGGCTACCTTAACAAGGTGTTTGTCAATTTCCCAACGGCCAGTACCATCTTCACCAATTACATCAAATAATTCAAGGATACGTCTTGCAACAAATTCTTCCTCTACTTGCTCTTCCAAGAACCATTGTACAAAGTTGAACGTCACGTAATCCTTAGCTTTTGCACATTTGTCAGCAATGTTATTAAATTGCTCTGTTACAAACATCTCTTGCTCCAATGTCTGCTCAAATACACCACGGAATGATTCGAAATCTTGTGGAATACCCGTAATCTCCGGAGAGATTGCACGACCACCACGATTATTAATGTAGTTGAAAAGTTTCAACATGTGCTCGCGCTCTTCATTGGACTGTTTTGCAAAAAAATCAGCCGCATTTTCCAATCCTTGATCATCACACCATGAAGACATTGCCAAATATAACGCTGAAGAATGTGCTTCAACTTTAATTTGTGCATTTAGTATATTTTCGATCTCTTCTTTCAAAGAAGATTTTAATTTCAATAAATCTTTCATATTTACCTTAAGTTTAATTTCTAAAACAATATCAAGTGATATAACTTATCATCTGATTACAATACAAAGATACATCGGATTTCGAAAATCTGTATAAATAATATGCAATACAAATTCAGTCTAAATTAGACAAACAAACCACAACTTGTTTAGAATCAATACAATTACAAATACCATTTATTGATACTTTCAATTGCCCATAAATTTAAATAATAGGAAGGTATTTAGGTGTAATAAATACCGAATCACAATAAAGATAATTGAGAGACACAGTACACTTATTTAATTTTAATTTAAATAAGTATTTAGCTCAATAGAAAAAGCGGTGTATACCCTAATTGGACATACACCGCTTTTCTGATATTTTTATATAAAGTATTCTTCCTTATACTAAGACAGCAAATGGAGAGACCTGTAGACAGGTTCTGATAACGGAATTTAATTCCATCATAAATTTGGCCCCATCCAGTAGTTCACGAAGTTGAAGCACATCCTCTACAGCAAGAATGAAACATCTTTCTGTACGGAAAGGCATAACAATTTCAAAATCAGAAGAACGTGTGGTATCATTAATCATACGCTCTACATCGATTGAATCCATACGTTTCTTGAATTTCAAAAAGTCCGACACCGAAAAAGATGTAGTTTCATTATTATACTCCAACCAGAAGCAATTTTTACGACTACATTGGTAAACTTTACCAGCTGCAGTGGAAAACACCTCTTCAACATGCGCTAATGGACAAATCAATTCTGACATTTCTATTACCCTTCTCTTTTAAACTGTTCAAAAATAAATATTATTTATAATCAATCCAAGTAAAATAAGTGATTATTTTGATTTAATATAAATAAGCAGCTCTATTATTTATCCCATCGAGAAACTGTCCCTTCTATCGCATTATAAACAGCGCGAAAAGTTCGGGATAGTCCTAAACCAACTGAATAGATTATAAAATAAAACCAGTTTTCAAACACAAAAAAAATCCACAGTAACCAATATGGCAAATCGTTCCAAAAAAAAGGAGGTCAATTATTGTTTGACCTCCTCCGTTAAAATGTATGTGTTATATTTTAATCGTATTCTTCCTCTTCTTCTTCCTCTACGGTAAGTACTTCTTTGCGATTAGTAACGACTGTATTTTTTGTCTTTGTTTTATGTTTATTAATCTGCCTACGCAAGGATTCTACGGCGATATCCGTTGCCTCCTCAAAACTCTTCGCCTGCCCTTTTGCGAAAAGTTGGCTCCCTGGGATATTCAGTTTGATTTCTGAAATCTTATTTGCCTCGTCATCGACATTCTCCAATCGCAGGTAGCATTCACCACCGATGATTGAATCCAAAAACTGCTCTAATTTTCCTGTTTTCTTTTTAATGAATTCGATTAACTTTTGATCTGCATTAAATCGAATGGATTGCACAGTAATGTTCATTTTTCCTCCTTTTTTTAAGCTTTTGGATGAGCTTGTTTATAAATAGACTTCAATCGTTCTGCTGAGTTGTGCGTGTATACCTGCGTTGCGGCAAGCCCTGCATGTCCCAACAGTTCCTTAATTGCATTTAAATCCGCCCCATTATCTAAAAGGGCCGTTGCGAACGTGTGCCTCAAAATATGAGGGCTTCGCTTACCTTGTGTGGAAATCAGCGTCAAATACCGATGCACAATGTCATAGATCAGCTTGGCATACGCTGGTTTACCATCTTTTGTAACAATTAGTAAGCTGTTATTAGTATCAACAAATTGCGACGCTTTTTGTTGCAAATAGTTTTTCAATTCTTTTACTAAAAGATCATTTATCGGAACAAGACGTTCTTTGCTCCTTTTACCTAATATAAGAATATTTTTATTAAAAAAATCTATATCCTGCTCCTTTATTTTCAACAATTCAGCCAAGCGAACCCCTGTACCAAAAAGCAATTCCATCACCAAATAATTCCGGCATGATTCAAAATCATTCTTCTCCTGTTCCAGATGATCCAACAACTGAACTAACTTTTCCTTCTCCACAACAACGGGTAGCTTCTTCGCAGTTTTTAATGCCTTAATAAGTGTCATGGGATTTTTATCAAGGTATTCTTCCCGTTGAAGAAATTTAAAATAGGTACGCAGCGAAGACATGCTTCGATTGACAGAGCTTGCATTTTTACCTGACTCCATCATTTGAGCGAAGTAATGACGCAGATCTCGATAGACAACATCCGATAACACGAGCCCCTCAACATTCAAAAAAGATTGAAACATTTCCAGTTCATGCCGATAAGCAATAACGGTATGTTCTGAATATCTTTTTTCAATCTGTAAATACCGGATAAATTCCTTTTCCAACATAATTTCCCTCGCTATACTATCCTTAAATTACAAACTTAAAAGCACAAAAAAAAGGGAGAAGCAATGCTTTTCCCTTTATATTTTTAAATTCTCAGCGAATCAATTAGTTAGCGACATCTTGATTCAAAGATTGTTTGTAAATCGCTTTTTTCACTTGAATGCGACGAGTTACAGATCTCTTTTCATAAGCTTGACGTGAACGCAGCTCTCTTAAAACTCCTGTTTTCTCGAATTTCTTCTTGAAACGTTTCAATGCTCTATCTAAAGATTCTCCTTCTTTTACATTTACGATAATCATGCGTTGTATATACCTCCTTTCGTCGCTTTTAAAATTTAAAGTGGGACAAAGGTACAATATTCCATTGAATATGAAAAGAAAAATAATTTTTATAATAGTCCAAATTCCTCCAGAATCAATTGCAATGGTTTTTCCCTGGTACACAGTGCTGTATGCCAGCCCAACTGCTGTGCTGCAGCCAAATGCTGAGGGCTATCGTCAACGAACAGTGTCTCTACGGGATTCAACTGCTGCTCCGTCATCACCAATTCGAAAATCTCGGCGTCGGGTTTTCGCATACCGACTAAATGCGAATAATAAGTTTTTTCAAAAAATCCGGCATTATCGGCCACACCATATTTTTCTTGAATATCATTCATACAATAGGCATAATGAATAGCATTATTATTACTCAACAAAAAAGTACGGTACTTATCTTTCAATTGCAACAATAGTTCATGATATCCTTTAGGG
The window above is part of the Sphingobacterium sp. ML3W genome. Proteins encoded here:
- a CDS encoding altronate dehydratase family protein translates to MAIQRYLQIHPMDNVLVALQDLAEGTAIVFEGKEFTLKQAVAAKHKFTIQPMEQDAEILMYGVLVGKLNGDLEAGELITTENLRHASEDFRMGDRKTTWTKPDIAAFKEKTFNGFHRSNGTVGTANYWLVIPLVFCENRNVLTLKAAFEEKLGYKVKANNYNSEVEDLIGLYKSGADVNQILGQDLLANSTSNEQERLFKNVDGIKFLNHEMGCGGTRMDSDALCGLLAGYITHPNVAGATVLSLGCQHAQASILKAEIEKRNPGFDRPLYIFEQQKEGTEKELMQKAIKATFAGMMQADKNERKPATLDKLCIGLECGGSDGFSGISANPALGFVSDILVTLGGSVILAEFPELCGVEQELSDRCVDEPTAEKFMNLMRTYNAKAEADGSGFYMNPSPGNIRDGLITDAIKSAGAAKKGGTSPVAAVIDYPELANGAGLNLLCTPGNDVESTTAEVAAGANIVLFTTGLGTPTGNPITPVVKLSTNTKTFEKMPDIIDLNCGTIIEGTETIEKAAHRILDYVIEVASGEVKPKAVLLGQDDFIPWRRGVSL
- a CDS encoding NAD(P)H-quinone oxidoreductase yields the protein MKAVVISRPGDPEVLTVEELERPQIGDMDVLIAVRAAGVNRPDVFQRKGNYPAPPGVDPRIPGLEVSGVIVEKGSLVDSWNIGDSVCALVAGGGYASYVSVYQGHCLPIPANLSFEEAAALPETVFTVWDNVFRRGKLQSGEHFLVHGGAGGIGSTAIQLGTLFGAEVYTTVSSEEKGLFCQSLGASKVINYRTQDFQEVLADLGVDVILDSIGGAYFEKNINLLNPDGRLVYINAMQGAKAEINLLKLMQKRILLTGSTLRARDHQFKETLRNEIWAEVWPKIISGDFKPRLFRVLPYHEAAKAHQFMEDSNLLGKIVLSF
- the fucP gene encoding L-fucose:H+ symporter permease — translated: MTNKKSYTFALILVTSLFFFWGFIHNLDPILIPHLRNAFSLSHFQASLVDSAVFIAYFVMAIPAGIIMKRYGYKAGILIGLLFFALGCFLFVPAANTISYAFFLGALFVVACGLTILETAANPYVAILGDPATSAQRLNFAQSFNGLAAFLAPIFGGKFILSHEPKSQEELAQMAEQAKLAYIQSETASVKMPYLVLGVLILLIAALFFFTKLPDIKDDEEEGKAGFFHALRHKNVRWAVIAQFFYVGAQVCILSFLVLYATEVAGISGKDGADYAGFAGLAFMLGRFIGTFFMRFVSASKLLIIYSFVTIALSLFVIFGTGVQTLYALIGIAFFMSIMFPTIFAFGVQGIGADTKSASSLIVMSIVGGALLPPLLGLISDTTGHFQYGYFVPLVCFVVVLAFAFQNRNVSIAETENLKSH
- a CDS encoding alpha-L-fucosidase, producing the protein MKLKHVICSLALLIGSLSYSYSQQQYQPSPENLKNREWFEQSRFGVFIHWGVYSVLGDGEWAMNNQNISLDEYALLPKFFNPISFDAKEWAKLFKQAGAKYITFTTRHHDGFAMWNSQTSDYNIVKKSPFKRDIVKELVAACHAEGIKVMFYYSLLDWNRNDYLPAGKTGGGIAGRDSTKGDWNRYVQFMKSQLTELLTSYGQVDGIWFDGHWDKPKEDWHFKEIYELIHKLQPQCLVGNNHHLAPFEGEDFQMFERDLPGENTTGFGTSAHDVGKLPKEVCGTIAGSWGFELKDRTRKSFREVLTYLVKAAGHGSNLLLNVGPMPNGEIQDYQQDRLKDLGKWLAVYGETIYGTEAGGIAPTDDYALTRKGNQVYLHILKPEKKELYIAKLPYQVKKVKTFIGNKDIKFSNKDNSLRLDLPASTDEADLVLTLTIK
- a CDS encoding L-rhamnose mutarotase, yielding MKKYVMALDLVNDPQLIKEYEDYHRAVWPEIKRSILDAGVTQMEIYRFENRLFMNMEVGEDFSFERKSAMDAANEKVQEWEQLMWKYQAAIPGSKPGEKWVMMNKIFELV
- a CDS encoding AraC family transcriptional regulator, producing MKAQLLHLNNNLTHSFNARRDNTPQYHNIWHYHEELELIYFAEGSGTQFIGDSVRRFESGDITLVGSNLPHYWLFDEIYLREDNPQAADIRVLHFKENFWGNEFTNLPENKNIKELIRISKRGIALSKSNKAETIAHIDAILDNADTTRIIHLLQILTSIATEEQHDLLTSTGFTIQSQDQDADRMRIAMHYIGENYRDQIRLHELASLTGMTPNSFCRYFKSQIGKTLFQFLIEMRVKTACNLLLENKQTIKQICFESGFQNFSSFHKYFKNITGTTPLNYQKSKT